The Alnus glutinosa chromosome 10, dhAlnGlut1.1, whole genome shotgun sequence DNA window AAATGTAATTTCCATTAGTAAGTAAATTTCTCATGGTAATAGAAACTTATAGGCTATAGTGCTCGATGCTTTTTGGTgaagaaaatatttgaagaacatCTAGATGGCCCTTTAGATATTGATATTATTGGGAAAAGGTTTTTGATGTCTTCTATCACTATTCACTATCCAAAACTTTTTAGGGTAACTTTAAATATTTAACCACTGTTTTAACATTCTATGTCTTCAAACCTTTCAAATAAAAAGTTGCTCAAATTGTTTGTTGGCTTCcacattcaaaaataaaatttcatgaATGTCAACAATATTATCTCTAAATGACAAGGTGGTCCAATTAAATATGTCAAATTCACAAAGCAAAGGATTATTAGTAGAGAATGAAGAGTAGCAACATATCTTCTCAAACTTCAAACTCAAATTCATTGTTCAAGTATGAGAAAATggaattgaatataaaaaaaattatgtaacagGAAGAGTTATCTTAAATCAAACAAACTCTTATTTATTACACATAAATGTTAAGCATCTTTGTgctattaaatatatatgagaaaactaATTTTCTCCTTGAACAAGgatataataaatcaaaatactcatatataagttaatttgtatttaaaattgagatgattgacttgattcatttgattgaTTCAAATTTTCTCCACCACCTGTTACGATTTGGTCTAGTGATGAGAGGAAAGACTTGGAAGGCATTTGTAAGCATTCAACATCTCCTTCAAGCATTTGAACGACTTTTTTCATTGAGGGGCGGTCATTAGGCTTCATTTGTATACACCATAATGCAACAATGATCATCTTATTgcctattttcttttcctcctccGTGGCGTCTTCCAATATTTCTTTGTCGTTTCCATTTTGCCATTGGTCATAAACCCAAGTAGGGAAGTATATTTGGCTTGAGTGTTCTGCAAATGCAtttatattctttcttcttccaacCATTTCCATCAATAACATTCCAAAACTATAAACATCAACTTTGTATGAGACGCCTCCAATATTTTTGTAGAACAACTCAGGAGCCATGTATCCTAATGTCCCTCTAACAGCAGTCAAAGAAACAATGCTGTCATTTACTGAATATAATTTTGCTACTCCAAAGTCGGAAACCTTAGGAGTAAAATTTTCATCAAGAAGAATGTTGTGAGGTTTGATATCAAAATGTAAAATTTGCATGTCACATCCTTGATGTAAATATTCAATCCCACGAGCCACTCCTAGAGCTATATCATACATTTGATCATAACTTAGGAGTGTGCATACTTCTGGCAAAAATATGTGTTTATTTAGGGAACCATTAGGCATAAACTCATATACGAAAGCCCGTTTCGATCCTTCAACGCAAAAACCAATGAGTTGCACTACATTAACATGGTGAATTCTTCCAATGGTTGCAACTTCGCTTATAAAATCTTGTTCGTTAGCTTTGGATTTACCTAACATCTTTATAGCCACAAGACGACCACTTTGAAGTGTTCCTTTAAATACAGTGCCATAACCTCCTTCGCCCAATTTCTCCTTGAAACTTTTGGTAATCTTCCTAATTTCGGAATAAGAGTACCTTATTGGCATACGGTTATTGTGACTTTGTAGAAATTCTTCAACATCATACATGGATACATGCCTCCTATTCCATTTATATATCAAGAGGGCAATCACAAATGGAGTCCCCAATATTATTTTTGCTGCTTGGAATAGTCCTACGGAAGAACATCACCGAGCATAGATTGTAAGCCGACATGTTGCTGCATTgctgtaaatatatatttatcgTAGTAATTAAGTACAATatgttgaataataaacttaatttttagtaacatttatttaagtcttttcttattcttgtaagttactaATTAAGTGATTTGAAGAAGTTGTGTCTTTTGAGTGttcaagagttattttacataggagttacatgggagttatttgagatgtaaatgaatggagttaatgtgaagaagttagaagggtcatttgtatcttataaatacccatgtaagcaagttatttttaattaaattgaataaaagaatataaagtcctctatcaatttattgtctctcttccttttcattctctctcttagtATGTGTAGGGCTGTGCAGGACCCGCCCCGATCCGAAGCCCCCGCCCCACCCCTCCCCGCAAGTAGCcggatttctttcattttttgcgGTTTTCGGTCCCAATCCAGTAAATCTATGCGGTGCGGTGCGGTTTACGGGTAGGGATTTTGAAAAATCTCGGGTCCCCACCCCGCACCGCACCGCCCTGCACTacatgaataaaagaaaataaatcaaaaaatccTGCCACTTAACCCTAGCAGTACCCCCCCTCTTAtcttttcgtttcttttcttctagttCTAGAGATTGCGCCACACAGCCTCcccttcccttcatttttctcctctcttcacaCTGAGCCGATCTTagcctcttcatcttcttcaaccttcACCGAAACCCTAACTCAGTCACCCCATCCCTGCGAATCATTCCTCCGTTCTGagtcctttctttttttcatttttgtaatttttcgaCTCTTCAATCCTCATGGGTCATTTTATGGTGGTTCATTGTTTGGGTTTGCAGGTTTTATTGGTTGGATCCTAGGGTTTGATTTTGCAGGTTTTCTGGCGGTTCCTTATCTGACTttaattttattggttttgttcTGGGTTCTGATTGGGATTTTGGGGGATTGCTTTGAATCTTAAGGTTTGATTCATTGAGCTTTTAGAGAAGATGAGAAACACCGTCCCGCCCCGCCCAACCCGCACAATCCGCCCCGCACCACCCCTCCCCGCACCACCCCGCCCTGCACGGATACGACTGAATTTCAGCGGGTCACGGGTGTAAATTTCTGAAACCACAAGGttgcggggcgggggcaaaaagggcggaaatccaccccgccccgccccgtgccCACCCCTAAGTGTGTGTGGTTTTCAATTTCTAACAAATTAGTATTAGAGCTCAGCTTATTGATCCTAGAGAAATGGCCAATTCAACCTTTCCATTTCAATTCCCTCACATTTCCAAAGACAATTTTGATAATTGGTGCATTCGTAAGAAGGCATTGCTTGGATCGCAAGATACTTGGAAGATTGTAGAGAAAGGCTACAGTGAGCCTAGTGACGAAACTCCTTTGAGTCCTAATCAAAGAGAGACGTTGCAGAAACTTTGAAAGAAGGATCAACAAGCTCTCACCCTTATTTATCAATGTTTGGATGAGGCTATGTTCGAGAAGGTGGCGAATGCAACCACCTCCAAGCAAGCATGAGAGATTCTCACAAGCTCTCATCAAGGAGTTGATAAAGTGAAGAAAGTTCGCCTTCAAACGTTAAGAGGCGAATTTGAAGTTTTGCGAATGAAAGAATTCGAGTCGATCGCAGATTATTTTTCAAGGGTGTTGACCATGGTAAATCAAATGAAGAGATATGGAAAAAGATTGGAGGATGTTCGAGCCATTGAAAAGATCCTTCGTTCCTTGCAACAAAGATTTGACCATATCGTTGTTGCTATTGaagagtcaaaagatttagaaatCATGAGTGTTGATCAACTCATGGGATCTCTTCAAGCCCATGAAGAAAGgctcaacaagaagaaagaagagtcaTTGGAACAAGTTCTTGCTACAAAGATTTGTTTCAAAgataaggaagaagaacaagaaaatagtCAAAAAGGACAAGGACAAGGACAATGACGTGGACGTGGACGAGGCCGTGGCCGTggtagaggaagaggaagaggaagaggcaaACGTAATAGTTTCAATTACGAAGAGAGAGGTCAAGCATCAAGAGGACGAGGACGAGGAAGAGGAAATAATTTGAAGCAATATGGAAGAAGGTATGATAAATCTCAAGTTAAATGTTATAATTGCCAAAAATATGGTCATTATGCTTGGAAGTGTAGAAACCATACTAACAATGTTGAAGATAAAGTTAATTATGCTGAAAATGAGGAAGCGGAGCCTACTTTGTTGCTAGCTTATAAAGGAGAAGAAAGGGGAGAAAAGAACTCGTGATATCTTGATAATGCGGCAAGCAACCATATGTGTAGAGACAAAAACAAGTTTGTAGAGCTTGATGAATTGGTGAGCGGGAATGTTACTTTGGAGACTTGTCTAAAGTTCcaataaaaggaaaatgtaCAATCTTAATTCGCTTGAAAAATGGAGAACATCAATTTATTacaaatgtttattttattccaagtatgaaaagtaatattttgaGCTTGGGACAACTCTTGGAAAAAGACTACGaaattcatatgaaaaatcGTAGTCTTTTACTAAGAAATAACAAGAAGAATTTGATAGCCAAAGTTCCCATGACAAGCAAtagaatgtttttattaaatattcaaacAGATGTGACTAAATGTCTCAAGACTTGTTTGAAAGATTCATCTTGGCTTTAGCATTTGAGGTTTGGACATGAAAATTTTGGCGGATTAAAATTGTTGGGACAAAAGAATATGGTGAATGGCTTGCCTTCCATTAATCAACCGGATCAACTTTGCGAAGGATGTCTTGTTGGCAAACAATTCCGGAAAAGCTTTCCAAAAGAATCTACTACAAGAGCAAATGAGCCGCTTCAAGTTGTTCATGTGGATGTTTGTGGACCAATTAAGCCATCTTCATTCGGTAAAAACCGTTACTTCCTCCTTTTCATTGATGACTTTAGTAGAAAAACATGGGtctattttttgaaggaaaaagcTCAAGTCtttgaagttttcaaaaaattcaaagtctTTGTAGAAAAACAAAGTGGTTATTGTATTAAATCCTTGATATCCGATAGAGAAGGCGAATTCACATCTaatgaatttaaagaattttgtgaAACAAATGGAATTCGTCGTCCTTTAACGGTTCCGAGatcaccacaacaaaatggtgttgttgaaagaaagaatatgACAATTCTCAATATGGCTCGAAGCATGTTGAAGACAAAGAGAATGCCTAAAGAATTTTGGGCGGAAGCTGTTGATTGTGCTGTATATTTATCAAATTGTTGTCCTACAAAAGGCTTATGGAACAAAACATCACAAGAAGCATGGAGCGGAAGAAAGCCAAGTGTCTCTCCTTTGCGAGGATTTGGAAGTATTGGCTATACACATGTACTGGATCAAGAACGGTCAAAGCTTGATGATAAAAGCAAGAGGTACATTTTCATTGGCTATGACTCAAGTTCTAAAGGCTACAAGCTTTACAATCCAAATTCCGGTAAAATTGTAATTAGTAGAGATGtggagtttgatgaagaagatttttgggatttgagcactcaaaaggaagaaaaatatgatttctttccttttcgtgaagaagaagaag harbors:
- the LOC133880713 gene encoding rust resistance kinase Lr10-like, producing MTVDYGLFQAAKIILGTPFVIALLIYKWNRRHVSMYDVEEFLQSHNNRMPIRYSYSEIRKITKSFKEKLGEGGYGTVFKGTLQSGRLVAIKMLGKSKANEQDFISEVATIGRIHHVNVVQLIGFCVEGSKRAFVYEFMPNGSLNKHIFLPEVCTLLSYDQMYDIALGVARGIEYLHQGCDMQILHFDIKPHNILLDENFTPKVSDFGVAKLYSVNDSIVSLTAVRGTLGYMAPELFYKNIGGVSYKVDVYSFGMLLMEMVGRRKNINAFAEHSSQIYFPTWVYDQWQNGNDKEILEDATEEEKKIGNKMIIVALWCIQMKPNDRPSMKKVVQMLEGDVECLQMPSKSFLSSLDQIVTGGGENLNQSNESSQSSQF